The Geomonas ferrireducens genome includes a window with the following:
- the glk gene encoding glucokinase, with amino-acid sequence MLILAGDVGGTSTRIAYFQADPAGLTTLAETQYKSAAHGSLIDIVRHFTSQHHISAERACFGIAGPIIEGRVRTPNLPWTIESDELAAALELPNVLLINDLEANTYGIASLKQQDLFTLNHGVANPSGTITVVSAGTGLGESLAYFAGGIHHPLPSEAGHADFAARNELEAELLLYLQTKHGRVSYERVLSGPGLLDIYRFLRDKHYFPEQESIAAAMSAGDPPAVITKAALESRCPMCGKALEVFISVYGAEAGNAALRFLATGGVYLGGGIAPKILDLLKGPAFMLSFTAKGRLSPLVQSIPVHVILNEKTALLGAGRAAFYAHP; translated from the coding sequence ATGCTCATTCTCGCAGGAGATGTGGGGGGAACCTCGACCCGTATTGCCTATTTCCAGGCCGATCCCGCCGGACTTACCACACTTGCCGAGACGCAGTACAAAAGCGCCGCGCACGGCAGCCTCATCGACATCGTGCGCCACTTCACCTCGCAGCATCACATCAGCGCTGAACGCGCCTGCTTCGGTATCGCCGGCCCCATCATCGAGGGACGGGTGCGCACACCGAACCTCCCCTGGACCATTGAGAGCGATGAACTCGCTGCGGCTTTGGAACTCCCAAACGTGCTGCTTATCAACGACCTCGAGGCGAACACCTACGGCATCGCGTCGCTTAAGCAACAGGACCTCTTCACCCTAAACCATGGTGTTGCCAATCCTTCCGGCACCATAACCGTGGTCTCTGCAGGGACCGGCCTTGGCGAGTCGCTCGCCTATTTCGCTGGAGGGATCCACCACCCGCTTCCCAGCGAAGCGGGACACGCCGACTTCGCGGCACGAAACGAACTGGAAGCAGAACTTCTCCTTTACCTGCAGACGAAGCACGGCCGGGTCAGCTACGAGCGTGTGTTGTCCGGCCCCGGGCTCCTGGACATCTATCGTTTCCTGCGTGACAAACATTACTTCCCCGAACAGGAATCCATCGCCGCCGCGATGAGCGCCGGCGATCCGCCCGCGGTCATCACGAAGGCGGCCCTGGAATCCCGGTGCCCCATGTGCGGCAAGGCGCTTGAAGTATTCATATCCGTCTACGGAGCCGAGGCGGGCAACGCCGCCCTCAGGTTTCTCGCCACAGGCGGCGTCTACCTTGGCGGCGGGATCGCACCGAAGATCCTTGATCTGCTGAAAGGACCCGCATTCATGCTTTCTTTCACCGCAAAAGGAAGGCTGAGTCCACTTGTACAGTCTATTCCGGTGCACGTCATACTGAATGAAAAAACCGCTCTTTTAGGTGCCGGAAGAGCTGCATTCTATGCACACCCGTGA
- a CDS encoding PqiB family protein: protein MTEPSDKQEIQDLPEAVSEPKRRFSIQLVWIIPIVAAIIGLSIAAKAWVDRGETITISFKTGEGLEAGKTKLKYKDVMIGEVKSIAISDDRTHVVVTAEVTKDAKGLMVKDTRFWVVRARISGGNVSGLTTLLGGSYIGVEAGTSKELSDSFIGLESPPAVSMDVPGRQFVLHTDDVGSLYTGSPVFFHRIQVGQVISTDLDRDGKAVTVRVFIKSPYDRFVTTSTYFWQASGVDLTVTPGGVKLNTESMLAVLLGGISFEESASGAVAAPADTAYTLYGTRDEALKNSAASEKFILEFRESVRGLAVGAPVDLRGVTVGEVTNINVVLDPNRKDFSVPVEIQLYPEHLQTQFRKDSGGKMPLPGTAEAHKLLDDLVAHGFRAQIKSGSLLTGQLYVALDFAPDARAGRINWNSSPPRFPTVPGSMEKLQKNLIEIVQRIEKLPLEKLAGDAGQTMRSLDDTLKSADRLLQNMDKSLVPEAKSVLTETKTTLEDVRKTLTEARTTLGGASGVLSADAPVQVDLRDTMREVSRAARSLRVLGDYLEQHPESLIRGKKEGK from the coding sequence ATGACTGAACCATCGGACAAACAAGAGATACAGGACCTTCCCGAGGCGGTAAGCGAGCCGAAGCGGCGCTTCTCGATCCAGCTCGTCTGGATCATACCCATAGTCGCCGCCATCATCGGCCTTTCCATCGCGGCCAAGGCGTGGGTTGATCGCGGCGAGACCATTACCATCTCCTTCAAGACCGGTGAAGGGCTCGAGGCGGGCAAGACCAAGCTTAAGTACAAGGACGTCATGATCGGCGAGGTGAAATCGATCGCCATCTCCGACGACCGCACCCATGTCGTGGTTACCGCGGAGGTCACCAAGGACGCCAAGGGGCTCATGGTGAAAGATACCCGTTTCTGGGTGGTGCGCGCACGCATCTCCGGCGGAAACGTTTCCGGCCTCACCACGCTCCTTGGCGGCTCCTATATCGGAGTCGAGGCGGGGACTTCGAAGGAGCTCAGTGACAGTTTCATCGGCCTAGAGTCTCCCCCAGCTGTTTCCATGGATGTCCCGGGGCGTCAGTTCGTGCTGCACACCGACGATGTAGGCTCGCTCTACACCGGCTCACCGGTCTTTTTCCACCGCATACAGGTGGGGCAGGTCATCTCCACCGACCTCGACCGGGATGGCAAAGCCGTCACCGTCCGTGTCTTCATCAAGTCGCCGTACGACCGCTTTGTCACCACCAGTACCTATTTCTGGCAGGCAAGCGGCGTCGACTTGACCGTTACACCAGGCGGCGTGAAGCTGAACACCGAGTCGATGCTTGCCGTTCTTTTGGGCGGCATCTCCTTCGAGGAATCCGCCTCCGGCGCCGTCGCCGCTCCCGCCGACACCGCGTACACCCTTTACGGTACCCGCGACGAGGCCCTCAAAAACTCCGCTGCCTCGGAAAAATTCATCCTCGAGTTCCGAGAATCGGTGCGCGGTCTTGCCGTCGGTGCTCCGGTGGATTTGCGTGGCGTTACCGTGGGTGAGGTCACCAATATCAATGTGGTGCTCGACCCCAACCGCAAGGACTTCTCCGTTCCGGTCGAGATCCAGCTCTACCCTGAGCACCTGCAGACCCAGTTCCGCAAGGACAGCGGGGGCAAGATGCCACTGCCCGGTACCGCCGAAGCACACAAACTTCTCGACGACCTGGTGGCACACGGCTTCCGGGCCCAGATCAAAAGCGGCAGCCTGTTGACAGGCCAGCTCTACGTGGCGCTCGACTTCGCACCTGACGCCCGTGCCGGCCGCATCAACTGGAACAGCTCGCCGCCGCGTTTCCCGACCGTGCCCGGCTCCATGGAGAAGCTGCAGAAGAACCTCATCGAGATCGTGCAGCGGATCGAAAAACTGCCGCTCGAAAAACTCGCCGGAGATGCGGGGCAGACCATGCGCTCCCTCGACGATACCTTGAAGAGCGCCGACCGGTTGCTGCAGAACATGGACAAGTCTCTGGTTCCCGAGGCGAAATCGGTGCTCACCGAGACGAAGACAACACTCGAGGACGTGAGAAAGACCCTCACGGAAGCCCGGACCACTTTGGGCGGTGCTAGCGGGGTCCTAAGCGCCGACGCGCCCGTGCAGGTCGACCTGCGCGACACCATGCGCGAGGTTTCGCGTGCGGCGCGTTCGCTGCGGGTTCTTGGTGATTACCTCGAACAGCATCCGGAATCCCTGATACGCGGCAAAAAGGAGGGAAAATAG
- the pheT gene encoding phenylalanine--tRNA ligase subunit beta — MIVTYNWIKEFVDCDLPAAELSHLLTMLGLEVERMEEVGGGMDDVVVARVVEKNQHPNADKLSLCKVDNGSEIVNVVCGAQNFKAGDKVALAQIGATLPGDFKIKRSKIRGEESCGMLCSEKELALSAESSGIMILPESYTLGTPLFDALGTKDVIFEIGLTPNRADCLSVVGIAREVAAKLGKKVHYPGLEVKEEGAPVASIASVEILAPELCPRYTARHITGCTLADSPAWLANRLMAAGIRSINNIVDVTNYVLLEYGHPLHAFDYKLLSGGKIVVAAAGEGEKFTTLDGQERTLTSNDLTIRDGAKAVALAGIMGGGNSEIGEGTTEVLLESAYFNPSAIRKTSKRLGIHTESSHRFERGADVAGLTRALDRAAQLIAELSGGKVAKGIIDVYPAPVEPRVITARLSRINAVCGLDLSAAEVQDIFERLEFEVKQGEPGVFTVKVPLFRVDIEREIDLIEEVVRVNGFEKVPATLPQASVFSDLPSDTQRLAGRVKGLLVSHGLSEVINYSFVAPSSCEKIMLPADDFRSNGMVLLNPISDELSVMRTTMLPGLLDTAVKNVSFRTLNLGIFEMRRIYLPVEGAELPEEPLYISALLTGRRDPEGWNQAKGDIDFFDVKGIAENLLADLNVGGVNYSVEELDPYYHPGKACRILSGKKVLGSMGELHPTVQENYGISTPLYYLELNFEALLSARKKQGAAQVPSRFPSTFRDIAMLLPRELPVSDVVSCVNGVKAPELEGVEIFDLYMGGNIAAHEKSVAIRVRYGSKEKTLTDEEVTRLHTKVTEALQKKLNVSFR, encoded by the coding sequence ATGATAGTTACCTATAACTGGATCAAGGAATTCGTCGATTGCGACCTCCCGGCGGCTGAACTCTCGCATCTGCTCACCATGCTCGGCCTCGAGGTCGAGCGCATGGAAGAGGTCGGCGGCGGCATGGACGACGTCGTCGTGGCCCGGGTGGTGGAAAAGAACCAGCACCCCAACGCGGACAAGCTTTCCCTGTGCAAGGTCGACAACGGAAGCGAGATCGTGAACGTCGTCTGCGGCGCGCAGAACTTCAAGGCCGGCGACAAGGTCGCCCTGGCCCAGATCGGCGCGACGCTCCCCGGTGACTTCAAGATCAAGCGCTCGAAGATCCGCGGCGAGGAGTCCTGCGGCATGCTATGTTCCGAGAAGGAGCTTGCCCTCTCCGCCGAGTCCTCCGGGATCATGATCCTCCCCGAAAGCTACACCCTCGGTACTCCGCTTTTCGACGCGCTCGGGACCAAGGACGTCATATTCGAGATCGGGCTCACCCCGAACCGTGCCGACTGCCTGAGCGTCGTCGGCATCGCGCGCGAGGTCGCCGCGAAGCTCGGCAAAAAGGTGCACTACCCGGGCCTCGAGGTAAAAGAGGAAGGGGCGCCCGTCGCGTCGATTGCAAGCGTCGAGATCCTCGCACCGGAACTCTGCCCGCGCTACACCGCGCGCCACATCACCGGATGCACGCTCGCCGACTCCCCTGCCTGGCTCGCCAACCGGCTCATGGCCGCCGGGATCCGCTCCATCAACAACATCGTCGACGTGACCAACTACGTGCTCCTCGAGTACGGTCACCCGCTGCACGCCTTCGACTACAAGCTCCTGTCGGGCGGAAAGATCGTCGTTGCCGCGGCGGGCGAGGGGGAGAAGTTCACCACCCTCGACGGCCAGGAGAGAACCCTCACCTCGAACGATCTCACCATCCGTGACGGCGCGAAGGCGGTGGCCCTTGCCGGCATCATGGGTGGCGGTAACTCCGAAATAGGGGAGGGGACCACCGAGGTGCTTCTCGAGAGCGCCTATTTCAACCCGTCCGCCATCCGCAAGACCTCCAAGCGTCTCGGGATCCACACCGAGTCGTCGCACCGCTTCGAACGCGGGGCGGACGTCGCCGGGCTCACCCGCGCCCTCGATCGCGCCGCCCAGCTCATCGCCGAGCTTTCCGGCGGCAAGGTCGCCAAGGGGATCATCGACGTCTATCCGGCGCCGGTCGAGCCGCGCGTCATCACCGCGCGCCTGTCGCGCATCAACGCCGTCTGCGGTCTGGATCTTTCCGCCGCCGAGGTGCAGGACATCTTCGAGCGCCTCGAATTCGAGGTGAAGCAGGGCGAGCCTGGTGTCTTCACCGTGAAGGTGCCGCTTTTCAGGGTCGACATAGAGCGCGAGATAGACCTCATCGAAGAGGTGGTCCGCGTGAACGGCTTCGAGAAAGTACCCGCCACGCTGCCGCAGGCGTCGGTCTTCTCCGATCTCCCTTCCGACACACAGCGCCTGGCTGGGAGGGTGAAGGGGCTTCTGGTCTCCCACGGCCTCTCCGAGGTGATCAATTACAGTTTCGTCGCACCTTCTTCCTGCGAAAAAATCATGCTCCCGGCGGACGACTTCCGCAGCAACGGCATGGTCCTTTTGAACCCGATCTCGGACGAACTCTCCGTCATGCGCACCACCATGCTCCCGGGGCTTTTGGACACCGCGGTCAAGAACGTAAGCTTCAGGACGCTGAACCTCGGCATCTTCGAGATGCGTCGCATCTACCTTCCCGTCGAGGGGGCCGAGCTCCCCGAAGAGCCGCTCTACATTTCCGCTCTGCTGACCGGAAGGCGCGACCCCGAGGGGTGGAACCAGGCCAAGGGTGATATCGACTTCTTCGACGTCAAGGGTATCGCCGAGAACCTCTTAGCCGACCTGAACGTAGGCGGGGTCAACTACAGCGTCGAGGAGCTCGATCCGTACTACCATCCAGGCAAGGCCTGCCGCATCCTGAGCGGCAAGAAAGTGCTCGGCTCCATGGGAGAGCTCCATCCGACCGTACAGGAGAACTACGGCATCTCCACGCCGCTTTACTACCTGGAACTCAACTTCGAGGCGCTTCTCTCCGCGCGGAAGAAACAGGGTGCCGCCCAGGTCCCCTCGCGCTTCCCGTCCACCTTCCGCGACATCGCCATGCTCCTGCCGCGGGAACTTCCCGTCTCCGACGTGGTTTCGTGCGTGAACGGCGTAAAGGCGCCCGAGCTGGAAGGGGTGGAAATCTTCGACTTGTACATGGGTGGGAATATTGCGGCTCATGAGAAGAGTGTCGCCATTCGCGTGCGCTACGGGTCGAAGGAGAAGACCCTTACCGACGAAGAAGTAACCCGTCTGCACACGAAGGTAACCGAGGCACTGCAGAAAAAATTAAATGTTTCCTTCAGATAA
- a CDS encoding FKBP-type peptidyl-prolyl cis-trans isomerase — MNRLIAAMLLVLLAVPAFAADDKKAEDQKTLYAVGQVMARQLAIFDMTSDELDQVLKGVKDGIAGKKPDFDIEPYKAKIQQLALARRAAQGERLAAKSKEFVEKAASEKGAVKTASGLVYKSIKEGTGASPAATDRVKVNYRGTLVDGKEFDSSYAAGRPAEFGLNQVIKCWTEGVQKMKVGGKAQLVCPPELAYGEQGSGMIPANATLIFEVELLDILK; from the coding sequence ATGAACAGACTCATCGCTGCCATGCTGTTGGTACTTCTCGCTGTTCCCGCCTTTGCGGCTGACGACAAGAAAGCCGAGGACCAGAAGACCCTTTATGCCGTAGGCCAGGTGATGGCACGCCAGTTGGCCATCTTCGACATGACGTCGGATGAACTGGACCAGGTGCTGAAAGGCGTTAAGGACGGTATTGCCGGGAAGAAGCCGGATTTCGACATCGAGCCTTACAAGGCGAAAATCCAGCAGCTTGCACTGGCGCGTCGTGCCGCACAGGGCGAGCGTCTTGCTGCCAAGTCAAAAGAATTCGTCGAGAAGGCCGCAAGCGAGAAAGGTGCGGTCAAGACCGCTTCAGGTCTCGTGTACAAGTCCATCAAGGAAGGGACCGGCGCAAGTCCCGCAGCCACCGACAGGGTGAAGGTTAATTACCGCGGCACCCTCGTCGACGGCAAGGAGTTCGACAGCTCTTACGCCGCAGGGCGTCCCGCCGAATTCGGTTTGAACCAGGTCATCAAATGCTGGACCGAGGGCGTGCAGAAGATGAAGGTCGGCGGCAAGGCACAACTCGTCTGTCCTCCTGAACTGGCCTATGGTGAGCAGGGCTCCGGGATGATTCCCGCCAATGCGACACTGATATTCGAGGTCGAGCTTCTGGATATACTGAAGTAA
- a CDS encoding paraquat-inducible protein A: MSTADSPIAAGRGLCSCHVCQLVSRSTGTSRGQYCPRCGARLHLRRPGSVQRCWALVIASYILYIPANTLVMMETGSLISYRKDTIVSGVVHLWRTGSWMIAVIVFVASVAIPLLKLFSLTLLLISVQRKSTWHPQQRTRLYRLVEAVGRWSMLDIYVVTLLAALVQLGSLAIVKAGPAAIAFGAVVVLTMLATMEFDPRLIWDPLQKEEFHD; the protein is encoded by the coding sequence GTGAGCACCGCCGACTCCCCCATCGCGGCCGGCCGCGGGCTTTGCTCCTGCCATGTCTGCCAACTGGTCTCCCGGAGCACCGGCACTTCGCGCGGGCAGTACTGCCCGCGCTGCGGCGCACGGCTTCATTTGCGCAGACCGGGCAGCGTGCAGCGCTGCTGGGCGCTCGTCATCGCGTCCTACATCCTCTACATACCGGCCAACACCCTGGTCATGATGGAGACGGGCTCCCTGATCAGCTACCGTAAGGACACCATTGTGAGCGGTGTCGTGCATCTTTGGAGGACCGGGTCCTGGATGATCGCCGTCATCGTCTTCGTGGCCAGCGTGGCGATACCGCTTTTAAAGCTCTTTTCCCTGACCCTGCTGCTCATCTCCGTGCAGCGCAAATCGACTTGGCACCCTCAGCAGCGCACCCGGCTTTACCGGCTGGTGGAAGCGGTGGGGCGCTGGTCCATGCTGGATATTTACGTAGTCACCCTGCTCGCGGCGCTCGTACAACTGGGCTCCCTCGCGATAGTGAAGGCCGGCCCCGCCGCGATCGCTTTCGGCGCGGTGGTTGTCCTCACCATGCTTGCCACTATGGAGTTCGACCCGCGCCTGATCTGGGACCCGTTGCAGAAAGAGGAATTCCATGACTGA
- a CDS encoding PqiC family protein: MRTVSVLPVLFGFFLLCAGCVRSPGVTFYTLTPAAVPEVEASSAQALSVRVGPVTLPELLDRPQLVVRVAPNRVAILESHRWAEPLKEEIPRLLSQDVGRRLGSNRVFAYGQSTGADAKYGVPVDILRLEAVPGEAVTLEAVWSVRSGNDSRVGRAVVREKTTGPGYEAVAEATSRALDTISAEIVKTVLAAEATQK, encoded by the coding sequence ATGCGCACCGTCTCCGTACTCCCGGTCTTGTTTGGATTTTTTCTCCTGTGCGCAGGATGCGTCAGGTCTCCCGGAGTCACTTTCTACACCCTGACTCCGGCAGCGGTTCCGGAGGTGGAAGCGTCGTCCGCGCAGGCCTTGTCGGTAAGGGTAGGACCGGTAACGCTGCCGGAACTTCTGGATCGCCCCCAGCTTGTCGTGCGCGTTGCCCCCAACCGTGTTGCCATTCTGGAATCGCACCGCTGGGCAGAACCGCTGAAAGAGGAAATCCCACGGCTTTTATCGCAGGATGTAGGGCGCAGGCTCGGTTCGAACCGCGTGTTTGCCTACGGCCAAAGTACCGGCGCCGATGCCAAGTACGGGGTGCCGGTCGATATCCTCAGACTGGAAGCCGTTCCCGGCGAGGCAGTCACTCTCGAGGCAGTCTGGAGTGTGCGCAGTGGAAATGACAGCAGGGTAGGGCGCGCCGTGGTCCGCGAAAAAACGACCGGACCAGGTTACGAAGCCGTAGCAGAGGCGACGAGCCGTGCCCTCGACACGATCAGCGCCGAGATCGTCAAAACCGTCCTTGCCGCGGAGGCGACCCAAAAGTAA
- the pheS gene encoding phenylalanine--tRNA ligase subunit alpha: MKDKLEALLEEALSELAQASTEEGLQELRVKYLGKKGALTGVMKGLGALSPEERPLVGQVVNTVKAKLEDALDARGSQVRETAKAARLAGEKIDVTLPGRRQAMGSKHPITLVTEEICSIFGALGFAVAEGPEVELDFYNFEALNLPKDHPARDMQDTFYFGESVLLRTHTSPVQIRTMLKQPPPVRIIAPGTVYRCDSDATHSPMFHQIEGLMVDKGITFGDLKGILTLFISQLFGKDIGVRLRPSFFPFTEPSAEVDIACVICRGKGCRVCKETGWLEILGAGMVDPEVYRHVGYDSEQYTGFAFGMGIERIAMLKYGIADMRLLFENDLRFLKQF; encoded by the coding sequence ATGAAGGATAAACTGGAAGCACTTTTAGAAGAGGCCCTCTCCGAGCTGGCTCAGGCCTCCACGGAAGAGGGGCTGCAGGAACTCCGGGTCAAGTACCTGGGCAAGAAGGGGGCGCTCACCGGCGTCATGAAAGGGCTCGGTGCGCTTTCCCCCGAGGAAAGGCCTCTGGTCGGCCAGGTGGTGAACACCGTGAAGGCGAAGCTCGAGGATGCGCTCGATGCGCGCGGCAGCCAGGTGCGCGAGACGGCCAAGGCCGCCAGGCTCGCCGGTGAGAAGATCGACGTGACCCTGCCGGGCAGGCGCCAGGCGATGGGCTCCAAGCACCCGATCACCCTGGTGACCGAGGAGATCTGCTCCATCTTCGGCGCGCTCGGTTTCGCCGTTGCGGAAGGTCCCGAGGTCGAGCTCGACTTCTACAACTTCGAGGCGCTGAACCTCCCGAAGGACCACCCCGCGCGCGACATGCAGGACACCTTCTACTTCGGCGAGAGCGTCCTTCTCCGGACCCACACCTCTCCGGTGCAGATCCGCACCATGCTGAAGCAGCCCCCGCCGGTGCGCATCATTGCACCGGGGACCGTGTACCGCTGCGACTCCGACGCCACCCATTCCCCGATGTTCCACCAGATCGAGGGGCTCATGGTCGACAAGGGGATCACCTTCGGCGATCTCAAGGGTATCCTGACCCTCTTCATCAGCCAGCTCTTCGGCAAGGACATCGGCGTTAGGCTCCGTCCCTCCTTCTTCCCGTTCACCGAACCCTCCGCCGAGGTCGACATCGCCTGCGTCATCTGCCGCGGCAAGGGGTGCCGGGTCTGCAAGGAGACCGGGTGGCTCGAGATTCTGGGCGCCGGCATGGTCGACCCCGAGGTTTACCGCCACGTGGGGTACGACTCGGAGCAGTACACCGGCTTCGCGTTCGGCATGGGGATCGAGAGGATCGCGATGCTCAAGTACGGCATCGCCGACATGAGGCTTCTCTTCGAGAACGACCTCAGGTTCCTGAAGCAATTTTAA
- a CDS encoding MucR family transcriptional regulator — translation MATLVEIAAQLVASHASSTPMTSDELLAEIAKVHAALKNLEAGQGVEGVEEVKSSLSIKEAFKKNEVVCLVCGKGGFKTLARHLSTAHGMKPGAYKKQFGIPSKQALSAKSYSESRRKMAQDRGLADNLAKAREVRMANIEAKKETVAKPAKAAKAPKAPAKAAKAPKAKAAPKAKK, via the coding sequence ATGGCGACCTTAGTAGAAATAGCTGCACAACTCGTTGCATCGCATGCCTCCAGCACGCCGATGACATCGGACGAGCTTCTCGCGGAAATAGCCAAAGTTCACGCTGCACTGAAGAATCTTGAGGCGGGACAGGGTGTGGAAGGCGTCGAAGAGGTTAAATCTTCACTCTCCATCAAAGAAGCGTTCAAAAAGAACGAGGTGGTCTGTCTTGTGTGCGGCAAAGGAGGGTTCAAGACCCTTGCGCGTCACCTGAGCACAGCACACGGGATGAAGCCGGGTGCCTACAAGAAACAGTTCGGCATCCCGAGCAAACAGGCTCTTTCCGCCAAGAGCTATTCCGAGTCTCGCCGCAAGATGGCGCAGGACCGCGGTCTGGCCGACAACCTTGCCAAGGCGCGGGAAGTTCGCATGGCCAACATCGAGGCGAAGAAAGAGACGGTAGCCAAACCGGCAAAGGCCGCGAAGGCCCCCAAGGCGCCGGCGAAAGCTGCCAAAGCCCCCAAGGCAAAAGCAGCACCCAAGGCCAAGAAGTAG
- the rplT gene encoding 50S ribosomal protein L20, which produces MPRVKRGFKARQRRNKVLKLAKGYRGARSKLFRSATEAVDRALNYAFRDRRVKKRDFRALWITRINAAARINGLSYSKLIHGLKLANVEIDRKVMADLAVSDPKGFAAIAAAAKAKF; this is translated from the coding sequence ATGCCAAGAGTAAAGCGCGGTTTTAAAGCGAGACAGAGAAGAAACAAAGTATTGAAACTTGCCAAGGGCTACCGCGGCGCGAGAAGCAAACTGTTCAGGAGCGCCACCGAAGCGGTGGACCGCGCACTGAACTACGCGTTCAGGGACAGAAGGGTGAAAAAGCGGGACTTCAGGGCCCTCTGGATCACCAGGATCAACGCTGCGGCAAGGATCAACGGTCTTTCCTACAGCAAGCTGATCCACGGTCTGAAGCTCGCCAACGTAGAAATCGACAGGAAAGTGATGGCCGACCTAGCCGTTTCCGACCCGAAAGGTTTCGCAGCTATCGCGGCAGCAGCCAAAGCAAAATTTTAA
- a CDS encoding integration host factor subunit alpha, producing the protein MTKADIVEKIYEKVGFSKKESAELVETVFDLIKSTLEDGDKIKIAGFGNFVVKEKSDRRGRNPQTGEEITIVARKILTFKPSQVLKSAINTQP; encoded by the coding sequence ATGACCAAAGCGGACATCGTAGAAAAAATTTATGAGAAGGTCGGTTTCTCCAAGAAAGAATCCGCCGAACTCGTTGAGACGGTCTTCGACCTGATTAAGTCCACTCTTGAAGACGGCGACAAAATCAAGATTGCCGGCTTCGGCAACTTCGTAGTGAAAGAGAAGTCCGACCGTCGCGGCAGGAACCCGCAGACCGGCGAAGAGATCACCATCGTTGCTCGCAAGATCCTCACCTTCAAACCGAGCCAGGTACTGAAGAGCGCGATCAACACCCAGCCGTAA
- a CDS encoding paraquat-inducible protein A, producing the protein MTDRTAQLIACHECDLLQRDIQLNPGCYASCRRCGAVLYRNATDSVDRTLAYTLAACMVFLGANLFPIFAIEVQGDRSAITLFGAVLSLWDQGMRSVSTLVLITAILIPALELASLTYLLLPLKLGKVPPRYPLFMRTLQCIEPWGMVEVLMLGLLVSLVKLTNNFRVIPGMALWSFAVLTLLLAAAATAFNARDVWAQLDAKRRDLESR; encoded by the coding sequence ATGACCGATCGAACCGCACAACTTATCGCCTGCCACGAATGCGACCTGTTGCAGCGCGACATCCAGCTCAACCCAGGCTGCTACGCCAGCTGCCGGCGTTGCGGTGCCGTGCTGTACCGTAACGCCACCGACAGCGTCGACCGCACCCTCGCATATACCCTGGCGGCATGCATGGTTTTCCTGGGCGCGAACCTCTTTCCCATATTCGCCATCGAGGTGCAGGGCGACCGCAGTGCCATCACCCTTTTCGGCGCCGTGCTCTCCCTTTGGGATCAGGGGATGAGGAGCGTCTCAACTCTCGTCCTGATCACTGCCATTCTGATTCCGGCGCTTGAGCTCGCCTCGCTCACTTATCTGCTTCTGCCTTTAAAACTCGGCAAGGTGCCCCCGAGGTATCCGCTTTTCATGCGCACCCTGCAGTGCATCGAGCCGTGGGGGATGGTGGAGGTGTTGATGCTCGGCCTGCTGGTTTCCCTGGTGAAGCTGACCAACAACTTCCGCGTCATACCCGGGATGGCGTTGTGGTCCTTCGCGGTGCTCACCCTGCTGCTTGCCGCCGCGGCCACCGCCTTCAACGCGCGCGACGTCTGGGCCCAGCTCGACGCGAAACGCCGGGATCTGGAGTCAAGGTGA
- a CDS encoding MerR family transcriptional regulator has translation MATGTPDKLYLRIGEVSAVTGLPTSVLRYWETEFPGLAPRKSSSGQRLYSKKDVELVHEIKDLLYAEKLTIEGARKRLEAKKKYRKSDLSGEALAALLQDVKLELMNLRDQL, from the coding sequence ATGGCGACCGGCACCCCGGACAAGCTTTACCTCAGAATCGGCGAGGTGTCCGCGGTAACTGGCCTTCCAACCTCGGTGCTGCGTTACTGGGAGACGGAATTCCCGGGATTGGCACCAAGGAAAAGCAGCAGCGGCCAAAGGCTTTACTCCAAGAAGGACGTAGAGCTGGTCCACGAGATAAAAGATCTTCTGTACGCCGAAAAGCTGACCATCGAGGGAGCTAGAAAGCGTCTGGAAGCGAAGAAAAAGTACCGAAAATCTGACCTTTCCGGCGAAGCGCTTGCGGCACTGCTTCAGGATGTGAAGCTGGAATTGATGAATTTGCGGGATCAGTTGTAA
- the rpmI gene encoding 50S ribosomal protein L35 has translation MPKMKTHRGAAKRFSKTGTGKIKMAHAFTSHILTSKTRKTKRNLRKSGIVAASDHKNICCLIPYK, from the coding sequence ATGCCTAAAATGAAGACCCATAGGGGCGCCGCCAAGCGTTTCAGCAAGACCGGCACAGGCAAAATCAAGATGGCTCACGCCTTCACCAGCCACATCCTGACCTCCAAGACCAGGAAGACCAAGCGCAACCTCCGTAAAAGCGGTATCGTAGCAGCCTCCGACCACAAGAACATCTGCTGCCTGATCCCCTACAAATAA